DNA from Hwangdonia lutea:
CATAATCTGTAAAATTAAAAAGTGGTTTGTCTTGCCCTGGTTTAATACCCACCAATCCGTCGTTTGTGGCAACTACCATTACCCCACCTACGGTAAGTGTCATTTCGTTAATTTTTGCTCCCAAATCGTAGTTATTGTCTGGGGTTTCTGCATTTTGTGCGTTTAGCATTAGCGTACCTGCCAATAGAAAAACCATTAATTTTAAATGTCTCATTGTTGAATTTGTTTTATGGTTAATAACACACCAAAATTGCAATTAAATGAGCGCGAAGTCAATACGATGAATTGCGTATATTTATAGAAGATGTTAGACCACTTCGCTATTGGATATCAGAAAATAGACTGATTTTTTAGATTGAAAACTAAAACTTTATATGAGGAATTTTTTTTTGGAGCCGAACTTTCTTTACTTCTAAATTTTGAAGGAATTTTTGATGTGCTTCTGATTTTTGGTTGAAGGGTTTATGCAATAATCCTTTTTGAATACTATCAACGTCGCCCATGATTTTCGAGGCTTCTTTTGATACCCAAACATTTTGAAACTTATCCCAAATATAATTGATGGCCGTTTGATTGGGATGCAACATATCTTCATTATAAAAACGATAATCACGCAGTTCGTCCATCATAATTTCATAAGATGGAAAATAATGAAGATGGTTTCTTGGCTCAACAACTTGATGAATAGCAGCAATTAAATGGGCTTTGCTTTGTGTGTTTTCAATAAATCCATCTTTAATATGGCGTACCGGCGATACGGTAAAAATAATAGAGACTTTTTTATTAACACTTCTGATACGTGTGATAATTGATTGTAAAGATTCTGTAATTTCATCAACAACCAACAATTCTTTTAAAAACTTTTTTTGTGGCACTTTGTGGCAATTGGCCACCAGTGTATTTGTTTTAATATGTCTATAAATCCAAGCGGTTCCTAACGTAACGATGATGTGTGTTGCGTCGTGGATTTGTTGATTTGTGGATTTAATTTCTTTGTTTAAATCCTTTAACAGACCTTCCTTCAAAGGCTGGCTTAACTTTGAATGCGCATTAAAACTATGCCATTGCTCGTTGTGAAAAAAGATATCGCTTTCAGTATATTCTTTTTCATTTATGGCATTAGTGATTAGGGTTTCAATTGCTTTTGGATGAAATAAAATACCGAAAGGATTTTGAAGATTTTTGAATTTGAAGTAATCCAGTTTTTTACCTATATTTTCAACAAAACACGAGCCTAACAACAATACACTAGAGTTATAATCTATTTGATTATGCTGTTGTGGTTGAAGTGGTATTTCGGTTTGAAGTTTCATAAACTCGTAACTACTACACAAAGATTCGCTGAGTATCACAAAGACTCACTGAGAAACTTTAACTATAAAATTCTCTGAGAATCTCTGCGTTTTTTTTACTCTGTGAAGCTCTGCGTTATAACTTTTATTTTATAAAGCCCGTAGCTTCAGCTAAAGCCTCATCAATGCCATCTGGTTTCTTCCCACCAGCAGTTGCGAAAAATGGTTGTCCGCCGCCGCCGCCTTGAATAAATTTACCCAATTCTCTTACCACTTGTCCCGCATTTAAACCCTTACTTGCTACCAATTCTTTTGAAATATAGCAGGATAACAATGCTTTTCCGTTTTGCTCGGTGGCAAATAATAAAAATAAATTATCAAACTGACTCCCTAATTCGAACGCGACATCTTTTAAACCGGCAGCATCCAAATCTAACTTTTTAGCTAAAAACCGAATCCCATTTATTTCTTGCAATTCGTTTTTAAGTTCGGCCTTTATATTTTTTGCCTTAGCTTTTAATAACGCTTCAATTTCCTTTTTAAGACTTGCATTCTCTTCTTGTAAATTCTGCAATGCTTTTACAGGTTCTTTGGCATTGTTAAGCAATTCTTTCATTTCAAAATAAGCCCGATTGTTCTCAGAATAATAATCTTTTACCGCATCGTTTGTAATAGCTTCGATACGACGTATTCCAGCCGCCACGGCACCTTCTGATATAATTTTAAAATGCCAGATATCTGCAGTGTTTTTTACGTGTGTGCCGCCACAAAGCTCGATGGATTGCCCAAAACGAACAGAACGCACCGTGTCGCCATATTTTTCGCCAAACAAGCTCATGGCGCCATCTGCGAGCGCTTCTTCCTTAGCGATATTTCGTTTTTCGATGAGCGGTAGTTTCCCTTCAATTCGGCTATTTACAAAATTTTCAACATCGCGTAATTGCTCTGCGGTTAATTTTGAAAAATGAGAAAAGTCGAATCGCAAATACTTGGAGTGTACGGCACTTCCTTTTTGCTCGACATGGTCGCCCAAAACCTCTCTTAAAGCTTGATGTAACAAGTGTGTGGCCGTGTGATTGCACTCGGTTCGGTAGCGCTGTTTGGCATCTACCACAGCCTTAAAAGTTTCATTTAAATGCTTGGGAAGATTTTTGGCAAAATGAATAATAACGTTGTTTTCCTTTTTGGTATCTAAAATATAAACCACATCGCCGTGGGCATCTTCCAAGTAGCCTTTATCGCCAACTTGCCCTCCACCTTCGGGATAAAACGGTGTTAAATTGAAAACCAATTGATACATATCGCCATCCTTTTTGGAGGATACTTTTCTGTATTTGGTTAACTTTACATTAGCTTCAAGTGTGTCGTAACCTACAAATTCCTCGACGGCATCGTCATTTAAAATGGTCCAATCATCGGTAGACATTTCACTAGCTGCACGCGAACGGTTTTTTTGTTTTTGCAATTGCTCATCAAAACCTTTTTCATCTAATTTCAATCCTTTTTCAGAAAGAATCAAAGCCGTTAAATCTATGGGGAAACCGTAGGTATCGTACAATTCGAAAGCTTTTTCGCCAGAAACAGTATCGCCTTTGGTTTCATCAACAATACGATTTAACAATATCAATCCCTGATCCAAAGTTCTTAAAAACGATTGTTCTTCTTCTTTAATAACATTTTCAATAAGTTGTTTTTGAGCTATTAATTCAGGAAAAGCCTCTCCCATTTTACTGCTTAAAACATCAACTAATCGGTAAATAAAGGGTTCCTTTTTATCGAGAAAAGTAAATCCGTAACGCACGGCACGACGTAAAATTCTTCGAATAACGTAGCCGGCACCCGTGTTACTTGGCAACTGTCCATCGGCTATTGAAAACGCTACCGCACGAACGTGATCTGAAATTACACGAATGGCAATATCGGTCGTTTCATCCTTCCCATAATTTTTATTGGTTATGGTTTCAATTTCTCGAATTATGGGCGTAAACACATCGGTATCGTAATTAGATTGTACACCCTGCAAAACCATACAAAGACGCTCGAAGCCCATGCCGGTATCGATATGTTTTTCAGGAAGGTTTTCCAAACTGCCGTTGGCTTTTCGGTTGTATTGCATAAATACCAAATTCCATATTTCAACCACTTGCGGATGATCCATGTTTACCAAATCTTTACCGTCTACCTTGGCTTTTTCTTCTGCAGAGCGAATATCAACATGAATTTCGCTACATGGTCCACAAGGGCCTTGGTCGCCCATTTCCCAGAAATTATCCTTTTTATTCCCTGTTAAAATGCGGTCTTCAGAAATGTATTGTTTCCAAAAATCATATGCTTCGGTGTCCATGGGCAGCTTATCGGCATCATCACTTCCTTCAAAAACAGTAACGTATAAAATGTCTTTATCAATACCATAAACATCCACTAAAAGCTCCCAAGCCCAAGCTATGGCTTCCTTTTTAAAGTAATCGCCAAAGCTCCAGTTGCCTAACATTTCAAATAAAGTATGGTGGTATGTATCGTAACCAACCTCTTCTAAATCGTTATGCTTCCCAGAAACCCGCAGACATTTTTGGCTATCGGCTACCCTATTGTTTTTGGGCTTAGCATTCCCTAAAAAATATTCTTTAAAAGGCGCCATACCAGAGTTTACAAACATTAATGTGGGGTCGTCTTTTAAAACCATGGGGGCAGACGGCACAATGCTATGTTTCTTTTCTTTAAAAAAACCTAAAAATTTTGATCGGATATCTTGTGACTTCATGTACTTATTTTGTAAATCTTGTTTCTGTTAAATTGGTTTTAAACCGAAACAATTTTTATATTTATGCTGCAAATTTATTTTAAATTTAGGACAGCGTAAACCTACCGTTGAATTATTATTGCAAAACATAAGATAATTTTTTTGTAGGTTTGTTCGTTTGCTTATAATATAAGAGGGTTAATCATCTTAAATTTTAGCAAAAATAGTATAATTTAAACAATGAGTAAGGTAAAATTTTATTACGATCCCGAATCGCTTTCCTATCGTAAAATTGAGCGCAAAAAAAGAAAGACATTTGCCTATATTTCGCTTTTTCTTTTAGCCGCCTTTTTGTTCTCCTTTATCATTATTTTTATTGGGAATTTATATTTTGAATCGCCCAAAGAGAAAGCTTTAAAAAGAGAGCTGGAAAATGCCAAATTGCAGTTTGAGCTATTGAACAAAAAAATGGACGAAGCCGAAGCGGTCCTTGCCAACGTTGCCGATAGAGACAACAATATTTATCGAATTTACTTTGAGGCCAACCCTATACCCGAAGAGCAGCGAAGAGCTGGTTTTGGTGGAATTAACAGATATAAAAATCTTGAGGGATTCGATAATTCTGAATTGATTATTGAAACCAATAAGCGCTTGGACATTTTACAAAAACAAATTGTGGTACAGTCTAAATCGTTAGATGAAATTACCGTTTTAGCCGAAGAAAAAGAAAAACTTTTGGCGGCAATACCGGCCATACAACCGGTAAGTAATGAAGATTTAACACGTATGGCATCGGGTTACGGT
Protein-coding regions in this window:
- a CDS encoding M23 family metallopeptidase, encoding MSKVKFYYDPESLSYRKIERKKRKTFAYISLFLLAAFLFSFIIIFIGNLYFESPKEKALKRELENAKLQFELLNKKMDEAEAVLANVADRDNNIYRIYFEANPIPEEQRRAGFGGINRYKNLEGFDNSELIIETNKRLDILQKQIVVQSKSLDEITVLAEEKEKLLAAIPAIQPVSNEDLTRMASGYGMRSDPFTKVRKMHWGMDFTAPRGTPVYATGDGIVKRADAGSSGYGKHIRIDHGFGYMSLYAHLYKYNVKRNQKVKRGDLIGFVGSTGRSQAPHLHYEIWKDGTRINPINFYYGSLTAEEFSKLLEHASLENQSLD
- the alaS gene encoding alanine--tRNA ligase, with product MKSQDIRSKFLGFFKEKKHSIVPSAPMVLKDDPTLMFVNSGMAPFKEYFLGNAKPKNNRVADSQKCLRVSGKHNDLEEVGYDTYHHTLFEMLGNWSFGDYFKKEAIAWAWELLVDVYGIDKDILYVTVFEGSDDADKLPMDTEAYDFWKQYISEDRILTGNKKDNFWEMGDQGPCGPCSEIHVDIRSAEEKAKVDGKDLVNMDHPQVVEIWNLVFMQYNRKANGSLENLPEKHIDTGMGFERLCMVLQGVQSNYDTDVFTPIIREIETITNKNYGKDETTDIAIRVISDHVRAVAFSIADGQLPSNTGAGYVIRRILRRAVRYGFTFLDKKEPFIYRLVDVLSSKMGEAFPELIAQKQLIENVIKEEEQSFLRTLDQGLILLNRIVDETKGDTVSGEKAFELYDTYGFPIDLTALILSEKGLKLDEKGFDEQLQKQKNRSRAASEMSTDDWTILNDDAVEEFVGYDTLEANVKLTKYRKVSSKKDGDMYQLVFNLTPFYPEGGGQVGDKGYLEDAHGDVVYILDTKKENNVIIHFAKNLPKHLNETFKAVVDAKQRYRTECNHTATHLLHQALREVLGDHVEQKGSAVHSKYLRFDFSHFSKLTAEQLRDVENFVNSRIEGKLPLIEKRNIAKEEALADGAMSLFGEKYGDTVRSVRFGQSIELCGGTHVKNTADIWHFKIISEGAVAAGIRRIEAITNDAVKDYYSENNRAYFEMKELLNNAKEPVKALQNLQEENASLKKEIEALLKAKAKNIKAELKNELQEINGIRFLAKKLDLDAAGLKDVAFELGSQFDNLFLLFATEQNGKALLSCYISKELVASKGLNAGQVVRELGKFIQGGGGGQPFFATAGGKKPDGIDEALAEATGFIK
- a CDS encoding GSCFA domain-containing protein, giving the protein MKLQTEIPLQPQQHNQIDYNSSVLLLGSCFVENIGKKLDYFKFKNLQNPFGILFHPKAIETLITNAINEKEYTESDIFFHNEQWHSFNAHSKLSQPLKEGLLKDLNKEIKSTNQQIHDATHIIVTLGTAWIYRHIKTNTLVANCHKVPQKKFLKELLVVDEITESLQSIITRIRSVNKKVSIIFTVSPVRHIKDGFIENTQSKAHLIAAIHQVVEPRNHLHYFPSYEIMMDELRDYRFYNEDMLHPNQTAINYIWDKFQNVWVSKEASKIMGDVDSIQKGLLHKPFNQKSEAHQKFLQNLEVKKVRLQKKIPHIKF